Proteins encoded together in one Mobula birostris isolate sMobBir1 chromosome 9, sMobBir1.hap1, whole genome shotgun sequence window:
- the ntan1 gene encoding protein N-terminal asparagine amidohydrolase isoform X2 produces MPLLLNDQPISLPSSTREFIERYSKLKEGAETLKSKPAVKVDSKGLLYIQQREFAATTPQDGSVSILGTEDATTCHMVTLRHTGCGATALGHCDGMDTAVCVSKMLNAVKSLSDGFSHGRYEVHLVGGFMDEGYLSQKLTLELLEALNSQSEKIHLETYCVTAVDVKTGDIFQATFPERGPDEDIRSARTFLAGPMMSIYDSKVEELQIEPYEWKPFPHAKFWLQQPDHVLLEYFSTSPLVEPPHFIKHWKNVLKFLSAVPEEAPFPNSKPRNYKKTADGVWRRLHYAS; encoded by the exons GAAGGTGCAGAAACTTTGAAATCAAAACCAGCTGTCAAGGTGGACTCTAAAGGTCTTCTATATATTCAGCAAAGGGAATTTGCAGCAACAACTCCTCAGGATG GCTCTGTATCTATACTTGGAACAGAAGATGCAACTACTTGCCATATGGTGACTCTGCGGCACACAG GGTGTGGAGCTACAGCTTTGGGACACTGTGATGGAATGGATACAGCAGTGTGTGTGTCCAAAATGCTAAATGCTGTCAAGTCCTTGTCAGATGGATTCAGCCATGGGAG ATATGAAGTTCACCTTGTAGGAGGTTTCATGGATGAAGGGTACCTATCTCAGAAGCTCACCCTAGAACTGCTTG AAGCTTTGAACAGTCAGTCAGAGAAGATTCATTTAGAAACCTACTGTGTAACAG CTGTAGATGTGAAAACTGGTGATATCTTTCAAGCAACCTTCCCAGAGAGGGGTCCAGATGAGGATATTCGTTCTGCTCGGACTTTTCTGGCAGGTCCG ATGATGTCAATTTATGATTCAAAAGTGGAAGAATTGCAGATTGAACCATATGAGTGGAAGCCATTTCCACATGCCAAATTCTGGTTGCAGCAGCCTGATCATGTGCTGTTAGAG TATTTTTCAACATCCCCGCTGGTTGAACCACCacacttcataaagcactggaaGAATGTTTTAAAATTCCTAAGCGCTGTTCCAGAAGAGGCACCATTTCCAAACAGCAAGCCCAGGAACtacaaaaaaactgcagatggtgTTTGGCGGAGGCTCCATTATGCTAGCTGA
- the ntan1 gene encoding protein N-terminal asparagine amidohydrolase isoform X1, producing the protein MPLLLNDQPISLPSSTREFIERYSKLKEGAETLKSKPAVKVDSKGLLYIQQREFAATTPQDGSVSILGTEDATTCHMVTLRHTGCGATALGHCDGMDTAVCVSKMLNAVKSLSDGFSHGRYEVHLVGGFMDEGYLSQKLTLELLEALNSQSEKIHLETYCVTELNDVKQQNTHWPVIYGIAVDVKTGDIFQATFPERGPDEDIRSARTFLAGPMMSIYDSKVEELQIEPYEWKPFPHAKFWLQQPDHVLLEYFSTSPLVEPPHFIKHWKNVLKFLSAVPEEAPFPNSKPRNYKKTADGVWRRLHYAS; encoded by the exons GAAGGTGCAGAAACTTTGAAATCAAAACCAGCTGTCAAGGTGGACTCTAAAGGTCTTCTATATATTCAGCAAAGGGAATTTGCAGCAACAACTCCTCAGGATG GCTCTGTATCTATACTTGGAACAGAAGATGCAACTACTTGCCATATGGTGACTCTGCGGCACACAG GGTGTGGAGCTACAGCTTTGGGACACTGTGATGGAATGGATACAGCAGTGTGTGTGTCCAAAATGCTAAATGCTGTCAAGTCCTTGTCAGATGGATTCAGCCATGGGAG ATATGAAGTTCACCTTGTAGGAGGTTTCATGGATGAAGGGTACCTATCTCAGAAGCTCACCCTAGAACTGCTTG AAGCTTTGAACAGTCAGTCAGAGAAGATTCATTTAGAAACCTACTGTGTAACAG AGCTTAATGATGTGAAGCAGCAAAATACTCACTGGCCTGTGATATATGGAATAG CTGTAGATGTGAAAACTGGTGATATCTTTCAAGCAACCTTCCCAGAGAGGGGTCCAGATGAGGATATTCGTTCTGCTCGGACTTTTCTGGCAGGTCCG ATGATGTCAATTTATGATTCAAAAGTGGAAGAATTGCAGATTGAACCATATGAGTGGAAGCCATTTCCACATGCCAAATTCTGGTTGCAGCAGCCTGATCATGTGCTGTTAGAG TATTTTTCAACATCCCCGCTGGTTGAACCACCacacttcataaagcactggaaGAATGTTTTAAAATTCCTAAGCGCTGTTCCAGAAGAGGCACCATTTCCAAACAGCAAGCCCAGGAACtacaaaaaaactgcagatggtgTTTGGCGGAGGCTCCATTATGCTAGCTGA